The proteins below are encoded in one region of Planctopirus limnophila DSM 3776:
- a CDS encoding WG repeat-containing protein: protein MMRIPILATIVLMIFIPSASFSQLVPPEQVEPVGPPLFVVTVNGKAGFMDPEGKIVIKPAFEQALPFHDGLAAVLQQGQWGFIDTTGRMVIEPQFISVGSFSEGLAKFQDKRHTDKLGYIDKTGQVVIQPQFDAAEEFRNGIARVGVATYKGILLSLIADVGVECSYKFIDRAGNRVPEPLPEHYATGEQDELIPFRKQGLYGYVNAEGQVVIEPQFEYAAAFSEGLARAYKNRLSGYIDKRGEWAIPPRFEYANDFSEGLAGVNLGEEGWGFIDRSGQPVIPGRYGWIYGGFRHGVAEVAFDRKQGYINKKGEWIRPLGE, encoded by the coding sequence ATGATGCGAATACCGATTCTCGCAACGATTGTGCTGATGATCTTTATCCCCTCTGCTTCTTTCTCGCAACTGGTTCCTCCCGAACAAGTCGAACCTGTTGGGCCACCCCTCTTTGTTGTGACGGTCAACGGCAAAGCGGGGTTTATGGATCCCGAAGGCAAGATTGTCATCAAGCCTGCTTTCGAACAGGCACTGCCTTTTCACGATGGACTCGCAGCCGTTCTTCAGCAAGGCCAGTGGGGGTTTATTGACACAACCGGGCGCATGGTCATCGAACCGCAATTCATCAGCGTGGGTTCCTTTTCCGAGGGTCTGGCCAAGTTTCAGGACAAGCGGCACACCGACAAACTGGGCTACATCGATAAGACGGGCCAGGTGGTCATTCAACCACAGTTCGATGCTGCGGAAGAGTTTCGCAATGGAATCGCCCGGGTGGGTGTTGCCACTTACAAAGGGATCCTGCTCAGTCTGATTGCCGACGTGGGGGTCGAGTGCAGTTACAAGTTTATTGACCGTGCCGGCAATCGTGTCCCGGAACCTCTTCCCGAACATTACGCCACGGGCGAGCAGGACGAACTCATTCCTTTCCGCAAGCAGGGTCTGTATGGCTATGTGAATGCTGAGGGACAGGTCGTCATCGAGCCGCAATTTGAGTACGCCGCTGCTTTCTCCGAAGGGCTGGCCAGAGCTTATAAAAACCGGTTAAGCGGCTACATCGACAAACGCGGCGAGTGGGCCATTCCCCCACGCTTCGAGTACGCCAACGATTTTTCGGAAGGGCTTGCTGGCGTCAATCTCGGCGAAGAAGGCTGGGGTTTCATCGATCGCTCGGGCCAACCAGTGATTCCTGGTCGATACGGCTGGATCTACGGCGGCTTTCGCCACGGCGTGGCCGAGGTCGCTTTTGACCGCAAACAGGGCTATATCAACAAAAAAGGCGAATGGATCCGACCACTCGGCGAATAG
- the pelA gene encoding pectate lyase has product MIFRCGLIIAALLLVAQIADARPKDFLKKSDAWFAGDEAQRIAKSILSFQSETGGWPKNVDTTAARYTGDRSQLKGTYDNGATTDELRFLARIYKATKDSKYHQSFDRGLAYILKGQYQNGGWPQFSPPGAGYHRHITFNDGAMVRLLEFLREVATADRYEFVDDHRRQAATIAVSRGIDCILKCQIRVEGTLTVWCAQHDEIDFRPQPARTFELATLSGCESAGITRFLMSIDDPSPEIVQSVDAAIAWFERSKLTGIRVATEKDKKGPEGINRVVVADEHAPPLWARFYQIETNQPVFVDRDGIPKATLAEIGYERRNGYAWYGTWPQKLLSDDYPKWRRKISLKVSS; this is encoded by the coding sequence ATGATCTTTCGATGCGGGCTCATCATCGCTGCGTTGCTGCTGGTCGCTCAAATCGCGGATGCTCGGCCGAAGGATTTTCTTAAGAAGAGCGATGCCTGGTTTGCGGGAGACGAGGCACAGCGAATTGCGAAAAGTATTCTCTCGTTCCAGAGTGAAACCGGCGGCTGGCCCAAGAATGTTGATACAACGGCCGCTCGCTATACCGGCGATCGCTCACAGCTCAAAGGGACTTACGATAACGGAGCGACGACCGATGAATTGCGATTTCTGGCTCGTATCTATAAGGCCACAAAAGATTCCAAGTACCACCAGTCGTTTGACCGTGGCCTCGCATACATCCTGAAAGGGCAATACCAGAACGGCGGCTGGCCCCAATTCTCACCGCCGGGTGCGGGCTATCATCGCCATATCACATTCAATGATGGTGCGATGGTGCGTCTGCTCGAATTCCTGCGGGAAGTCGCGACAGCAGATCGATACGAGTTCGTCGATGACCATCGCCGCCAGGCGGCAACCATTGCTGTGAGCCGGGGAATCGACTGCATTCTCAAGTGTCAGATCCGGGTTGAGGGCACATTGACAGTCTGGTGCGCGCAGCACGACGAAATCGACTTTCGCCCACAGCCTGCGAGAACGTTTGAACTGGCAACGCTCAGCGGGTGCGAATCGGCAGGAATCACCCGCTTTCTGATGAGCATTGATGATCCATCGCCCGAGATTGTGCAGTCTGTGGATGCCGCGATCGCGTGGTTCGAGCGATCAAAACTCACAGGCATTCGCGTGGCCACCGAGAAAGACAAGAAAGGCCCCGAAGGGATCAATCGAGTGGTGGTGGCTGATGAACATGCTCCTCCGCTATGGGCTCGTTTCTACCAGATCGAGACCAATCAGCCGGTCTTCGTTGATCGCGACGGGATTCCTAAAGCGACGCTGGCTGAGATTGGCTACGAACGACGCAATGGCTACGCCTGGTACGGCACCTGGCCGCAAAAACTCCTGAGCGATGATTACCCCAAATGGAGGCGGAAAATCTCGCTCAAAGTGAGTTCATAG
- a CDS encoding sialidase family protein — MPRSRALYIVVSENLKEFTRCLSLLFLGGVCCFLGGQVTLGAETLPGREILDLSLVPPVIQTHPGPEYSPEQLDYSMTIGIERTSKGRLWAAWVAGGDSEKGFFVLGLSDDDGQTWKSPQLVIDPPEAPTGLKRRILVGNLWTDPTGRLWLFFDQSMGYFDGRAGNWAITCDDPDAASPVWSAPRRIWDGCTLNKPTVLKSGEWMLPVSLWDRGKIGPAELKTAAPELDPYRKANVLVSQDQGKTWNYRGGVAFPGPQFDEHMIIERKDGTLWMLARTTEGMFESLSQDQGKTWSQPEMAMPHIPTRFHIRRLASGSLLLVRHGQVDERTKHRTRLMAFLSHDEGQTWGGGLMLDDRGGVSYPDGFQAPDGRIYISYDRERAKEREVQLAVFREEDVAAGKIVSHDARLQGVITKAMGGLLESKLPGVKKDPVAQPIDVKLLAMVEGSQGRWKDKALQNAEFDRTTIAYDGITPNKLVCDTTLRQLPDKSWALYLLAGDDIEPSPGNYIGVVKSLDQGKTWSAIQEVPTGLPRSGLTSGQGATEVMVHRGKLTMFFSTHSETWGRNWQSWIMTSPNQGRAWSKPRLLPGRLGQFTFIRNHIVTKDGRIMVPFQHYEGPGPDVPPPPAEDRPWHKALRHYVSNPRNGVLISSDQGETWTEYGNIRLTTDDRYHGWAENNIVELDDGTIKMIIRGDRLGGVLYMAESIDGGKTWPNFAQKTEIPNPGSKATIYKLRDNGVAMLHNPNSSHRSPLSLWVSYDGMKTWPYRRVLVKESSDGSQGRLNYPDGFVSEDGYLHFAYDDNRHRAVYYGAKLPQLAIDENSP; from the coding sequence ATGCCTCGGTCGCGCGCTTTATACATTGTTGTTTCTGAGAACCTCAAAGAGTTCACCCGCTGTCTGAGTTTGTTATTCCTGGGAGGAGTGTGCTGCTTTCTGGGAGGGCAAGTCACTCTGGGGGCAGAGACTTTGCCCGGACGCGAGATTCTGGATCTTTCGCTGGTTCCACCGGTGATTCAGACCCATCCCGGGCCCGAATATTCGCCGGAGCAGCTTGACTACTCCATGACCATCGGGATTGAACGAACGTCCAAAGGACGTTTGTGGGCCGCCTGGGTGGCGGGTGGAGACAGCGAGAAAGGATTTTTTGTGCTGGGCCTGAGTGATGACGATGGCCAGACGTGGAAGTCGCCACAACTGGTCATTGATCCACCCGAAGCACCCACAGGTTTGAAGCGTCGGATTCTTGTCGGAAATTTATGGACTGATCCCACCGGCAGACTCTGGCTCTTTTTCGATCAATCGATGGGCTATTTTGATGGTCGTGCCGGGAACTGGGCGATCACGTGCGATGACCCCGATGCTGCATCTCCTGTCTGGTCGGCTCCACGCCGGATCTGGGATGGTTGCACGCTCAATAAACCGACTGTCCTCAAGTCGGGGGAATGGATGCTTCCCGTTTCATTATGGGATCGCGGCAAGATCGGTCCTGCGGAACTCAAAACCGCTGCTCCAGAACTCGACCCTTACCGCAAGGCCAATGTCCTGGTTTCCCAAGATCAAGGAAAGACGTGGAACTATCGTGGCGGCGTCGCCTTTCCTGGCCCGCAGTTTGACGAACATATGATTATCGAACGCAAGGATGGCACACTCTGGATGCTGGCCCGCACCACAGAAGGGATGTTTGAAAGTCTCTCGCAAGATCAGGGAAAGACCTGGAGTCAGCCTGAAATGGCGATGCCGCATATCCCGACGAGATTTCATATCCGTCGGTTGGCTTCAGGAAGCCTGCTGCTGGTCAGGCATGGCCAGGTGGATGAACGCACAAAACATCGGACACGACTGATGGCGTTCCTCTCACATGATGAGGGCCAAACCTGGGGCGGCGGACTGATGCTCGATGACCGGGGAGGAGTTTCCTACCCGGATGGTTTTCAGGCTCCCGATGGAAGAATCTACATTTCGTATGACCGCGAGCGGGCGAAAGAGCGGGAAGTGCAGCTGGCTGTTTTTCGGGAAGAGGATGTGGCAGCTGGAAAAATTGTTTCACACGATGCACGCCTTCAGGGAGTGATCACCAAGGCCATGGGCGGGCTTCTCGAATCAAAATTGCCCGGCGTGAAAAAAGACCCCGTGGCGCAGCCAATTGACGTGAAACTTCTCGCCATGGTCGAAGGTTCGCAGGGTCGATGGAAAGACAAAGCTCTGCAGAATGCGGAGTTCGACCGTACAACGATTGCCTATGATGGTATCACACCGAACAAATTGGTTTGCGACACGACACTGCGTCAGTTGCCGGATAAATCGTGGGCGCTCTACCTGCTGGCGGGTGACGACATCGAACCATCGCCAGGGAACTACATAGGCGTCGTCAAAAGTCTGGATCAGGGAAAGACCTGGTCTGCGATCCAGGAGGTTCCCACCGGTCTGCCGCGCAGTGGTCTCACCAGTGGACAAGGTGCGACCGAGGTGATGGTGCATCGCGGCAAGTTAACCATGTTCTTTTCGACGCACTCTGAAACGTGGGGCCGAAACTGGCAATCATGGATCATGACCAGTCCCAATCAGGGCCGGGCCTGGAGCAAACCCAGATTGCTGCCAGGACGATTGGGCCAGTTCACGTTCATTCGCAACCACATCGTCACGAAGGATGGGCGAATTATGGTTCCCTTCCAGCATTATGAAGGGCCGGGACCAGATGTTCCTCCGCCACCCGCGGAAGATCGCCCCTGGCACAAGGCGCTAAGGCATTATGTGAGCAATCCGCGAAACGGAGTGCTCATCAGCAGTGATCAGGGGGAAACGTGGACAGAGTACGGCAACATCCGTCTCACCACAGATGATCGCTACCATGGCTGGGCTGAGAACAATATCGTCGAGCTGGACGACGGTACGATCAAAATGATCATTCGTGGGGATCGACTCGGTGGTGTGCTATACATGGCCGAATCAATAGATGGCGGCAAGACCTGGCCAAATTTTGCTCAAAAAACCGAGATTCCGAATCCTGGTTCGAAGGCGACCATTTACAAGCTGCGTGATAATGGTGTCGCCATGCTGCATAATCCCAATTCCAGTCACCGCAGTCCCCTTTCCTTATGGGTCAGCTATGATGGGATGAAAACATGGCCTTATCGAAGGGTGCTGGTTAAAGAGTCTTCAGATGGCTCTCAGGGGCGACTGAATTATCCGGATGGGTTTGTCAGCGAGGATGGTTATCTCCACTTTGCTTACGACGATAACCGTCACCGAGCTGTTTATTACGGTGCCAAACTTCCCCAGCTTGCGATTGACGAAAATTCTCCATAA
- a CDS encoding RNA polymerase sigma factor: protein MEGNRTYSESELIRRIQAGESGLFQELARRHSESLLRCAFTLCRDQQFSEDLTQEALLEGWRFIGRFDGRCQFSTWLYGILRHRFLKSLRQKSLQEPHSWLLDAASLMTAETIDPVHQLKLNEDASRLRQAVALLPDEHRQVIELRFFAEASLEDIAAALDVPLGTVKSRLHNGLEKLRQQKITVNLFSNTGESGVKP from the coding sequence ATGGAAGGCAATCGCACTTATTCCGAGAGCGAACTGATTCGCCGCATACAAGCGGGGGAGTCAGGTCTTTTTCAAGAACTTGCCCGCCGGCACTCAGAATCGTTGCTGCGTTGTGCCTTCACTCTTTGCCGAGACCAGCAGTTCTCAGAGGATCTGACGCAAGAAGCATTACTGGAAGGGTGGCGTTTCATCGGTCGATTCGATGGCCGGTGCCAGTTTTCCACCTGGTTGTACGGAATTTTAAGGCATCGATTCTTGAAATCTCTCAGACAGAAGTCGCTGCAAGAACCGCACTCGTGGCTTCTCGATGCAGCTTCTCTCATGACGGCTGAAACGATTGATCCTGTTCACCAATTGAAACTGAACGAAGACGCATCACGACTGCGGCAGGCGGTGGCTTTGCTTCCCGATGAACACCGCCAGGTGATCGAGCTTCGTTTTTTTGCCGAAGCGTCCCTCGAAGACATAGCGGCAGCACTCGATGTTCCGTTGGGAACAGTCAAATCGAGACTTCACAACGGTCTGGAAAAACTGCGGCAACAAAAAATCACTGTGAACCTTTTCTCGAACACCGGGGAATCAGGAGTGAAACCATGA
- a CDS encoding metallophosphoesterase family protein — translation MKLTRRLLLKIAPVVLLGQSCISRAFAAAVPPFGEKYPNLESLTTGEWWNKGALAATPNANKNAKGKTKAAGGPAAPPSMNVPRDEVVCFAYYTQQNGVLKLSAQLFPLKPDEERVARLEVRPAGEDWKEIARTEVLYPGWDAHFRVEGWDGSKNVPYRVRHGEKAMFEGLIRRDPVEKEVIVVANMSCNSSRTIGPRTEIVDNLRAQDPDVLFFGGDQTYRHTEHTAGWIEFGLQFRDIIRDRPTVCIPDDHDVGHPNLWGEEGGQSHIEGDADGGYRYPVAYVNQVQRQQSWHLPDAPDPAPVNRDISVYFTRMTVGGIDFAILEDRKFKTGPAGMIPQMGPRPDHINDPSYDPKSIDLPGLELLGPRQEKFLHEWSQDYSGGAEMKCVLSATAFCGAVHMHGGPNSRLLADLDCNGWPQSGRNRALREIRRAWAPHLCGDQHLAVVVKHGIETFGDGPFGFTSPALVNTIYGRWWHPLDEQAGPNPVPNSPLPWTGDFKDGLGNPISMLAYANPENIQNEQQRADGYGLIRFDKKSRKITFECWPRFSKVSEGDKAQFPGWPVTIALDANDGRAIQGWLPELIFEGVENPVVQVIEEATGDILYAVRVQGTRFQPRVYSTGKHTVKVGRDRPDAQSMEGLEPRPKDMAGSRQVKF, via the coding sequence ATGAAATTGACACGCCGCCTGCTGCTGAAGATTGCCCCTGTGGTTCTGTTGGGACAGTCTTGTATTTCCCGCGCTTTTGCTGCTGCCGTGCCACCGTTTGGAGAGAAGTATCCCAACCTGGAATCGCTGACGACCGGCGAGTGGTGGAACAAAGGGGCGCTGGCGGCAACGCCGAATGCGAACAAGAACGCCAAGGGCAAAACCAAAGCGGCTGGCGGTCCGGCGGCACCGCCTTCGATGAATGTGCCGCGAGATGAGGTGGTCTGCTTCGCGTATTACACGCAGCAGAATGGCGTGCTGAAGCTGAGTGCCCAGCTCTTTCCACTAAAGCCCGATGAAGAGCGTGTGGCCAGGCTCGAAGTCCGACCCGCAGGCGAAGACTGGAAGGAGATCGCCAGAACTGAGGTGCTTTATCCGGGTTGGGATGCCCATTTTCGCGTCGAGGGCTGGGATGGTTCAAAGAACGTTCCCTATCGAGTGCGTCACGGCGAGAAGGCCATGTTTGAAGGCCTCATCCGTCGCGATCCTGTCGAGAAAGAGGTGATCGTTGTCGCCAACATGAGCTGTAACAGCAGTCGCACCATCGGACCACGCACAGAGATTGTCGATAACCTCCGCGCTCAGGATCCTGATGTTCTTTTCTTCGGTGGTGATCAGACCTATCGCCACACCGAACACACTGCCGGCTGGATTGAATTCGGCTTGCAGTTCCGCGACATCATCCGCGACCGGCCCACGGTCTGCATTCCCGACGATCACGATGTCGGCCATCCGAATCTCTGGGGCGAAGAAGGTGGTCAATCGCACATCGAAGGCGATGCGGACGGAGGCTATCGGTACCCGGTCGCATACGTCAATCAGGTCCAGCGGCAGCAATCATGGCATCTGCCCGATGCACCCGATCCCGCGCCAGTCAACCGGGATATTTCGGTCTATTTCACGCGAATGACTGTCGGTGGCATCGACTTTGCCATTCTCGAAGATCGAAAGTTCAAGACCGGTCCTGCTGGAATGATCCCGCAGATGGGACCGCGTCCTGACCATATCAATGATCCCTCGTATGACCCGAAGAGTATTGACCTGCCTGGTCTCGAACTGCTCGGCCCGCGACAGGAGAAGTTCCTGCACGAGTGGTCGCAGGATTACAGCGGCGGTGCCGAGATGAAATGTGTTCTTTCTGCGACCGCCTTTTGCGGAGCGGTCCATATGCATGGCGGACCGAACAGCCGACTGCTGGCCGATCTCGACTGCAATGGCTGGCCGCAAAGTGGTCGCAATCGTGCTCTCCGGGAGATTCGTCGCGCGTGGGCTCCGCATCTCTGTGGCGACCAGCATCTGGCGGTCGTCGTCAAGCATGGTATTGAGACGTTCGGCGACGGCCCGTTTGGTTTCACCAGTCCCGCCCTTGTGAACACAATCTATGGTCGCTGGTGGCATCCGCTGGATGAGCAGGCCGGGCCGAATCCCGTTCCGAACAGCCCATTGCCCTGGACTGGTGATTTCAAAGATGGACTTGGCAATCCGATCAGCATGCTGGCCTACGCCAACCCCGAGAACATTCAGAACGAACAGCAAAGGGCCGATGGCTACGGCCTGATCCGTTTCGACAAGAAGTCGCGAAAGATTACGTTCGAGTGCTGGCCGCGGTTTTCAAAGGTCAGCGAAGGAGACAAAGCCCAGTTCCCCGGCTGGCCAGTGACCATTGCGCTCGATGCTAACGATGGTCGCGCGATTCAAGGCTGGCTGCCGGAACTGATCTTCGAAGGGGTTGAGAATCCTGTGGTTCAGGTGATCGAGGAAGCGAC